In Cercospora beticola chromosome 3, complete sequence, the following proteins share a genomic window:
- the RNR2 gene encoding Ribonucleotide-diphosphate reductase (RNR), small subunit has product MSVQTTPSKKATSALEALKMESPIKKVQFSEADKENRESQYASDEVAIPVKGIPDDLPEPVAKKIEAETVKEEDSEIEPILQENPQRFVLFPIKYHEIWNMYKKAEASFWTAEEIDLSKDLHDWNKRLNDDERFFISHVLAFFAASDGIVNENLVERFSAEVQIPEARCFYGFQIMMENIHSETYSLLIDTYISEPKQRTYLFNAIDNIPCIRRKADWALRWISDKDSTFAMRLIAFAAVEGIFFSGSFASIFWLKKRGLMAGLTFSNELISRDEGMHTDFACLLFSHLKNKPAKSVVQSIIVEAVAIEQEFLTDALPCALLGMNAKLMCQYIEFVADRLLLALGNQKFYNATNPFDFMENISLGGKTNFFEKRVGDYQKAGVMEGYKKQQAKTESSTGPAADAPKMNGDFAFDEDF; this is encoded by the exons ATGAGCGTGCAAACAACGCCTAGCAAGAAG GCAACTTCCGCCCTTGAAGCACTCAAGATGGAGTCTCCAATCAAGAAAGTGCAGTTCTCCGAGGCCGACAAGGAGAACCGCGAGTCGCAGTACGCGTCGGACGAGGTCGCCATCCCAGTCAAGGGCATTCCCGATGACCTGCCTGAGCCAGTGGCTAAGAAGATCGAGGCCGAGACGGTCAAAGAGGAGGATTCAGAGATCGAGCCCATACTACAGGAGAACCCACAACGATTTGTGCTGTTCCCAATCAAGTACCACGAG ATATGGAACATGTACAAGAAGGCCGAGGCATCATTCTGGACTGCCGAAGAGATTGATCTGTCCAAGGATCTTCACGACTGGAACAAGCGACTCAATGACGACGAGCGCTTCTTCATCTCACACGTCCTTGCTTTCTTCGCCGCATCCGACGGCATTGTCAACGAGAACCTGGTCGAGCGATTCAGCGCCGAGGTGCAAATACCTGAAGCACGATGCTTCTACGGCTTCCAGATCATGATGGAGAACATCCACTCCGAGACATACTCCCTCCTCATCGACACATACATCAGCGAGCCTAAGCAACGAACATACCTCTTCAACGCCATCGACAACATCCCATGCATCCGCAGAAAGGCTGACTGGGCACTGCGATGGATCTCGGACAAGGACTCGACTTTCGCTATGCGATTGATCGCCTTCGCTGCTGTCGAGggtatcttcttctccggctCATTCGCCTCCATCTTCTGGCTGAAGAAGCGCGGTCTCATGGCTGGCCTCACCTTCTCCAACGAGCTCATCTCTCGTGACGAGGGCATGCACACTGACTTCGCTTGCCTGTTGTTCTCTCATCTCAAGAACAAGCCCGCCAAGTCTGTCGTGCAAAGCATCATCGTGGAGGCCGTCGCCATTGAGCAAGAATTCTTGACCGATGCCCTGCCTTGCGCACTGCTCGGCATGAACGCTAAGCTCATGTGCCAGTACATTGAGTTCGTCGCTGACCGACTGCTGCTCGCTCTTGGCAACCAAAAGTTCTACAACGCCACCAACCCCTTCGACTTCATGGAGAACATCTCCCTCGGCGGCAAGAccaacttcttcgagaagcgTGTTGGTGACTACCAGAAGGCCGGTGTCATGGAGGGCTACAAGAAGCAACAGGCCAAGACCGAGAGCTCAACAGGGCCTGCAGCTGATGCGCCTAAGATGAATGGTGACTTTGCTTTCGACGAGGACTTTTAG
- a CDS encoding uncharacterized protein (CAZy:GH16), with translation MFRLIESLSAVLLIAGSASAQREDGQFWPCNPIKNATGACKPNPGLPTTKYEIDFTKVSSIPPEWTISNYATINFGPNGAEFTYNKRWDAPQLWTNFFILFGKVDIEMRIASGVGMISSAVLMSDDFDEIDFEFSGNNFGNPAWSAGVGQNNYFGKGLTGNYDRGSYFEVSRPQDTFHTYSFEWRKAFLNWELDGKVIRQFRYDQSSGDQGNYQYPQTPSKLQLGIWAGGDPSMNEGTKSWAGGETDVNGGPYTMYIRKVTIHNYNPAHAYNWTDQSGKWQSIQISQDKKAPVSNVTVTIKPPSMGTNSTSASGQSSSTKTISSSSTRTTTPPPPGTTASTSSRSTSTTTKRITSTSTISQTSTVSLSSAPPSSSNTKPSTKSSSTCKTSTLTTTRCSTYTALVAGSDGKKTSTTKIVTYTSTYKVAGTSTVTGVGPTPQAAEKWVNWGGWNEGWWTTDADGKAEYVGGVA, from the exons ATGTTTCGCTTGATAGAATCGCTCAGCGCAGTGCTGCTGATCGCAGGCTCGGCCTCTGCGCAACGTGAAGACGGACAGTTCTGGCCCTGCAACCCCATCAAGAATGCAACAGGCGCCTGCAAACCCAACCCCGGACTTCCAACCACCAAGTACGAAATCGACTTCACCAAGGTCTCATCCATTCCACCCGAGTGGACGATCTCCAACTATGCCACTATAAACTTCGGACCCAATGGAGCCGAGTTCACCTACAACAAACGCTGGGACGCGCCCCAACTCTGGACGAatttcttcatcctcttcggcaAAGTCGACATCGAGATGCGTATTGCAAGTGGCGTGGGCATGATTTCTAGCGCGGTACTCATGTCCGATGATTTCGATGAGATAG ACTTTGAGTTCTCCGGCAACAACTTCGGCAATCCAGCCTGGTCTGCTGGCGTTGGTCAAAACAACTACTTCGGCAAAGGTCTCACAGGAAATTACGATCGAGGCTCGTATTTCGAAGTTTCTCGTCCTCAGGATACTTTCCATACATATTCATTCGAGTGGCGAAAAGCGTTTCTGAACTGGGAACTCGATGGGAAAGTGATAAGGCAGTTCAGATATGATCAGTCGTCCGGCGATCAAGGGAACTATCAGTATCCGCAGACGCCATCGAAATTGCAGCTGGGGATCTGGGCTGGAGGCGATCCGAGTATGAATGAGGGGACGAAGAGTTGGGCTGGTGGTGAGACTGATGTTAATGGTGGGCCTTATACGAT GTACATCCGCAAAGTCACAATCCACAACTACAATCCCGCCCACGCATACAACTGGACCGATCAGTCAGGCAAATGGCAAAGTATCCAAATCTCACAAGATAAGAAAGCACCCGTCAGCAACGTGACCGTCACCATCAAGCCTCCGAGCATGGGCACGAACTCCACGAGTGCTTCGGGGCAGAGTAGCAGCACGAAAACtatcagcagcagtagcacaCGTACTAccacgcctcctcctcccgGCACAACCGCATCGACCTCAAGTCGCAGCACAAGTACAACAACCAAACGAATTACATCGACCTCCACAATCTCCCAAACCTCCACCGTATCTCTCAGTTCCGCACCACCATCCTCATCAAACACCAAACCCTCCACGaaatcttcttctacttGCAAGACATCAACGCTTACCACAACCCGCTGTTCGACCTACACCGCCCTAGTAGCTGGCTCAGACGGAAAGAAGACTTCTACGACAAAAATTGTAACGTACACGAGTACATATAAAGTTGCGGGGACGAGTACGGTGACGGGTGTCGGACCGACACCgcaggcggcggagaagtggGTGAATTGGGGAGGTTGGAATGAAGGGTGGTGGACGACGGATGCGGATGGAAAGGCGGAGTATGTTGGGGGAGTTGCGTAG